gattgctctaaaaataaaaatagaaacaaCAGCGGGGtatgggttcaaggtggtgatggcaaccaagttggagatattgattattatggtgtggtcaaagaaatattacaactagaatatacaggttggccatataagaaattgatactctttagatgcaagtggtttgacccaaatccaacaagaggtacaagagtacacaaccaatacaacataattgaggttaatcatacgagggagtatgatcgctatgatcctttcataattgcacataacgttaggcaagtgtattatgctccttatccattgcggcggaataagtccgattggtgggttgtaataaaaactaagcctgtaggtagggtggaagtcgagaatgtgttagatgttgcatatcaaaacgatatctccaatgttcaccaaatagtggacgatcagttagaaaatgatttggaacatcctgaacgtatattggaagaagttgatataaatgaagtaacaattatagaaaatgaggacgaagaatcaactgatgaagctcaaataagtgaggacgaagaattctcggacgaggaacaatacgttgatgaggattaaaaagttggttttttaaagcactctcattttatagctagtttcttatatgtttcaatctaaatgtgtattatattatgtagatggcaggcaagggtcaaggtaacaatgaccctactagttctcggggtcgagaaaagggtaggaagggaaagaggagggtagaaaataatactccctcttgttcacccttttcagagatgcctatgtcttatcctccaccacacggctatactgagctgccacagcatcacgagccgtacaccttcattcagacactaagtcttccatcacagggccataagactatacgtccgacatacagtccagctgcctcacagccatctgcatcacatccacatggatcacatccctacatatcacagccacatggatcgcatccatcaatgtcacagccactcgggtcacagccactcgggtcacagccactcgggtcacagccactcggATCACAACCAtcggtatcacatccacttgggtcacatccagctatgtcgcagtcacagggatcgcaaccatcttcatcatcgactccatctattgcaggccttcgcTTGTGAGGCAATAGCTTTGATCCgcctacaccgtcttcacatgcctctgatacacatgcttcggatggtgatgacgaggtagtgcattatgatcgatatggcaggatcatcatagtccctgagggtgatgggtaagtgttattcattatttttgcgtctattgatttgtaacattttcactaagatattaatgtatttttattgttaaattgcaggttcaggccgggtaataagactacgaggataatcaccaatgccatcagaaagctttatgatggcccttatgcgacttggactgattgctCATTCTCACTGacggagcaaattttcaatcaatttaaggtataaatgttcttttaaacagtttaataatttatatttatgatgtttccacctaatatttaacttttgaaatacagagcaagtgtgtatgggaagatcGCTATAGCGTGGAAGTGgctacaaattttcatcataaagctcgcaagagattggcggatgctttctcggatgctagaaagaagaacaagaggcctggctggttacttgagaatttgtggaatgatttgcaaaggtaatggcttaccgcagagttcttagagaggagcgaaaaaggaaaaaaagctcgcgcatccgagaagggaggctccttgcacactggaggtgcgatcagtctagggacaataaaaaaaagattggtacgtaattgcttaaattattttacttttctaagtatatctattctatttattaactaaataaatttattttcaggaaaagaagtatgggtgtccaatgagtcatgatgagttattcaaggagacacatattgtgaagaagaagaaagagggggatcaagataggtgggtcgaggaccgggcctcgactgcatatgtaagctttcaattttctttaagtattataatttacttttataaaaaatttgaaatactgatttaatttaaaataatatagggtcgctaccaaagtaatgtggaggaattcatccgtagtcatccagctggtgaatcgggtgagccaacccaaccttcggacaaggatgctgaaagaatatggttggagtctgttggcggtccaaaatgggagaaggtatacgggcttcctactaaaaacttccatcgctataagtgtgaaatgcgaggaatagggacttcctcgcaaggcgagcaacttaatagggagagcctctccactatgcgggagacagtgacaaagctcacatcagagcTACAAGTGGCCAAGGAAAGataaaggcttagagatgcttaattccttggcatgcaagctcagatcagaactctcatatctagtggagcttttccgttgtCCCGATCTCTTGAGTCATCTCCAAAGGatcgacctccacgtgatcgttcataccgtcctgctcgtgatcgttcctcccgtcctccccgtgatcgtgctttccgtcctccacaagaccgttctctatatcgtcttgtaaatgaaagttcatcagacggtgatgatgatattgtagaaaataccccttgacttttatatactttgaactagacaaatagaaccagttttgaactagttgtaattagttttaacttggttttgaatttttatgttcaattgaactttaatttgttagttttaaagtatttattcaatgttttggttgttgttgttgttgctgttgtgttgttgttgtgttgttgttattgttgttgttgttgttgttgttgtgttgttgttgttgttattaggtgtattggtatgctggcaggtggtgtagctgccaaaataggtattttatgccaaaattaaacccagaaaaatcgaccaaagttggtcggtttttaataaaaaaataaattattccaaaataccgaccaaagttggtcggttaatgaacattgaattcccagaatttaacattactgaccaactttggtcggtattttgccagcactgttgagattaccgaccatagttggtcggtaatgtttaattttaattattttaaaaaaatatatattttcaattaccgaccaaagttggtcggttttgtttaattttaataattaataaaaaaatataatttagttaaaccgaccaactttggtcggtaaaattaaattaataaaatatatttccgaccaaagttggtcggtaagtaattaaacttgtcagatggtcgttttaagctaccgaccatcaaaacaccgtccacaccgtaatggtcgcgttattccgaccatcaaaacaccgtccacaccgtaatggtcgcgttttggtcggtaattggccataaccgaccaactttgatcgatttttttggtcggtttttagcgaatttctagtagtgtttgtGTGACTGTAAAACCTTTAAAACTTATGGTCTGAAACTTAATTACGACAATATTTGTGTAGCTATAAATGCTTCTTAACATAAATATACAACTAAGGACATAAACTTCATACAATTATCGCTTTTGTATCAATGAGAAAAGAAATCAATAGAATTGTTTTTGTTTATTGGAAACATCATCTTTACCTCCCAGGGgtagggtaaggtttgcgtatacactacctgtcacataaaatatttttctgcAACTAAtgtttaattaaattaataaacaTGAAATGTGTATTGAGATAAATTCTATAACATCTAATCATGTTTGCATGATATAACTTTCATTATTCAATGATATAATCTTATATGTAAGATATGGAGCATATCCTCTGTAAGGCGCCTTTTAGACCTCATACTTCCCCTTACAAAATTCGACATTTAGTGCTGGAAaattttatattgatattttaatATAGTCATTACGTAGTGGTGCAATTATATTTATGTCTTCAAATGAATTATTGTGAATTCAACTCGTTGAACTTGTCCTCCATGTTTGCATTTGTACAGGGAATTTGGAGAATACATAAGGTTTgaacaatttttttaaaacagcgtttttcttttcttttcaaaatgatAAATATTCAAGTACATATGAAAGTGTCCGAATTTTAATTGTTGACGGTGTTACGTCACTGCTCTATTTTTGTGGAACCGTTTAAACTGAATGTGTGATCTCCCCCCTTCCCTCCCTCTATGTAATGTAAGAAAAAGTTAGATTACACATATATAATTAGGTCAGTGAAAAAATCAACTGCGTTTGGATTGATAATTTGGAAACAAGAGTGGATAACATGGCCAAATTAAAATTACACTAAACTTGCAGCAAGTAATGATAAATTGGTGCATTTTTATGtcaaacaaatatttattttcttagtGTTTAGTTTGGTAAAAAGCAAGTGACATATGTTAATCATACAAGTGAAGAAAATAGTATATTGGTGATGTTCCTTGGAATTAAAGATTCAAAACTAtgttaattgttctttcaatttagtGGTATATATGAATTTCATGGAATAACAGTTATCGATACCTAGAAAGGAAATTTCTATGCCATTAGAGCAAGTTATTTTCCTCTTTTAgtggaaaaaaaaataattcgaaAACTGTTTTATGATAATCaaacatttaaaaatattatcatgCAAAATATTTCAATAATAACCAAAACACCTCTAATTTCACTACGCTTTCCAAGAACCATTAAGTCACAGGAGAAAACTGAAACATCTATGTACCTAACTTCTAGTAAGACTACTTTCCTGtttctttaatattttacttGCACACAATCTCCAAGAAAGTTCAACATGCTTGATTAGGTAGCTATCAAAGACCCTAACCATACATGAAAATCACACTATATatcctcaaaaaaaaaaagttaattaaaTGAAAGATTTTTGTTTATACCCAGCCCGTGATTTGCTATTCAATATTTGCTAATCGTTTTATTATTTCTTATAATGGTTTAACTTGTGTACATGTCAGGATTAAGTTGATTTACAGCATGTAACTCTTTTTATCAAAACTATTATGGTGACATGAAAATAGAATATATTCCATCGGGTTCAAAATAAGTGACTTTTTATCCTTTGTCACGTTCCTTAAAAAAATGCTAACTGATagaggaaaaaaatatattttgactaTATTATCGTTAATTAAAATTTGCATATTGTTAACTTAACATATTGAGATATGTAAATAaggcaaattttgaaaaataaagttaattttttctcgattatgtaaaaagatacttagtttggaccaaaataaaaaaataaaaaaatcacttattatggacAAAAAAGAGTAATAATTAAACCTTCACTATCCAAGTAAATTGATACTTATAACTTAAACCATATCCATATTCtttcttcatttcctttctttttaaaTACCTCAGCGGGCCAAGGATAGCAGCCATATTGCTGCCCCCCCCCCCAACTCCCACAAAAAAATCTAATCACACAACACAACAGAAACACCATAGATAGAGAATCTCACAACAAATGACATGTACAGTTGATTACTTCATCTAATCTAATGGTAGAAAAGGGAAGAAACAAACAACAAAATATCCATTAAATGAAGTAAAGCCACTAAGCTTTACTCTCTGTGTGTTTGTGCATGTGCCCATTCTCCTATTAGGCCTTCAAGTGCActatctttttctctcttttttcctctcTACTGTTTTAGATCAGTGCTTTAACTTCAAAAGTCTAGCTAGCTACTCTCTTTTCTCAGAATATGACTCCTGAAGACTCCTTAAGAACTCTCTCTTCAGATTATCTCAATCTTCTCATCAACGGTCAAGCTTTTAGTGATGTTACTTTCAGTGTTGAAGGTCGTTTAGTTCATGCTCATAAATGCATCTTAGCTGCTAGGAGTCTTTTCTTTAGGAAATTCTTTTGTGGGCCGGAGTCACCCGGTGGCAGCTGCGGCCCAAGGATAAGCCCCTTCAGCGGCGGACTAGCATCGTCGCCGAGGGGCACGAGTGGTTCACAGGTGATACCTGTGAACACAGTAGGGTATGAAGTTTTCTTGTTGATGCTTCAATTTTTGTACAGTGGACAAGTTTCAATTGTTCCACAAAAACATGAACCAAGGCCTAATTGTGGGGAGAGAAGCTGTTGGCATACACATTGCACCTCAGCCGTTGATCTTGCCCTTGATACTCTTGCAGCCGCTAGATCTTTTGGTGTGGAACAGCTCGCTTTGCTCACTCAGGTTTgtgtttttcctttccttttaatTTCTTTCTAGCATGTTATGTTCTTTGAGGTGTTTCACTTTTGAAAGCGGGTAataagattttctttttttttgttgttaagGGATCTTTGGCTAATTTTTTCATCGAAGCTTGAAAATTCAGAGAAATCTAGtacttgtttctttctttttttccctaGGTTTCTTTTTGCAGAATCACCAGATCCAAGTTTTTCAGAGTTTATATTTGCGGCTTATACACAGCTTAAGGAAATAGTACCAAATGCTACCTTTCTTTCCTCTTTCATCTTAATTTACCAAAAGTTGGTAAATTTTTGTAGTGGAATCTTGATCGGTAATGTCTCATCTCATAAGTGTTTTTCTTGATTTCATGTATAAGATTTTTCAGTTATTTGGATTGACCTATTATCTATCTTTGTGCTCCCAACTCGAAGGTTTCCAAATTTGGTTTCTTGATTTCACCGGTCTTGTCTTTCCACTGTGATGATATCAAATCTTTCCTAAATAGTGATCTACTTTCCTCTTTTGGTTCTAAACAGCAACAGCGAATGACCGATGGAATTATTAATgctaaatgaataaataaataccTACCCTACCTAATCACAAATTCGCACAAACACATTGGACACATAAAATTTTCCTAGATATGCAAAATTCCTCATTTGTAAATCCATTTGAATTAcaattttatttcttgtttctttttttgaCATTTGTTTTATTAGCAGAAGCAATTGACAAGCATGGTGGAGAAGGCTTCAATTGAAGATGTGATGAAAGTTTTAATAGCTTCAAGAAAACAAGACATGCACCAACTTTGGACTAGTTGTTCTCATTTAGTTGCAAAATCAGGCCTCCCACCAGAAATCTTAGTCAAACACCTCCCTATTGATGTTGTAGCCAAAATTGAAGATCTCCGTCTCAAATCCTCCATATCACGAACAAGATCATTAATCCCTCATCACCACCACCACGAAATTCCTTCGACCATTGAGCTGGAGGACCATAAAATTCGACGAATGAGACGAGCCCTTGACTCGTCAGACGTTGAACTTGTCAAGCTTATGGTAATGGGAGAAGGCCTAAATCTTGATGAATCACTCGCATTGCATTATGCTGTGGAGAATTGCAGCCGGGAAGTAGTGAAAGCGCTACTCGAGCTTGGTGCAGCTGATGTGAACTATCAAGCCGGCCCCAACGGCAAAAGCTCGCTTCACTTAGCAGCTGAAATGGTGTCACCTGACATGGTCGCAGTTCTATTGGACCATCATGCTGACCCGAACGTTCAAACCATGGATGGGATCACTCCACTCGATATTCTCAGAACCCTAACGTCTGATTTTCTATTTAAGGGTGCTATCCCCGGACTCACTCACATTGAACCGAATAAGTTAAGACTTTGCCTAGAACTTGTTCAATCAGCAGCAATGGTAATATCTAGAGAGGAAGGAGAAGCGAATAATAATCCGTCTTCGGATAATATATATCCTCCACATGTTCGTGAAGATCATAGTTCTAGTACAAGCAGTGGGAACAACAATTTGGGAAACTTAAACGTGGATTCAAGAATGGTGTATTTAAATCTTGGTGCAGCACCTCATCATCAAATGGCATGCAAAATGAATGAAGGAGATCAACATGATTGCAGCAGCAGCCACAATACCCAGAATCCAGCATCAATGTACCACCACCACCATTCTCATGAGTATTAATTAATTTAACGTTACCTTTCTGTTAGTTTCAAATATATCCACTAGAAATTAAATACTTCTTTTTGCTTCTATCCTTttgatctcttcttcttctttagagaGATAAATTGTCTATAATTTCATGGAGTTGAGAAACAGAAAGCAAAAGGCTGATGATTAAGAAATTACTCTCACATGGGAAATTACTATATTAATCATTTTGAGTTGCATATTTGATATTACCAATTAACCCCATTTTCATCTTCATCTCTTGTTctttcactttctttttctttctactAGTACTTTGTTGGTTTCTGGCAGGGAAAGCTTGAAGGTAACTTATGGCTTCGGTGGAATCCAGTAGttgtatttgtattaagaaattcaaaagaaaagTACACAATAATTAATTTTAGAACCCAATTAGTAACATCTAATATCACTATCCTAATATTTAAAATCAATAACGTTTAAATCTTGGTTTCTGGTAggtcttttttgttttgtttttgggaGTGTTTTCTAGGGCTTTCAGAATGATAATGCAGTATGCATTTAGCTTTGgatttggagaatttgttcatcaCTCTCCTGGGGGATATATGATGGGACAAGAAAATGAGATTTCAAGTTTTTTATGGAGAGAAGGGACGCAGGTCAATCTTTTCAACCTTGGCCTGTCAACTCCTATCGttaccttttcctttttcttcttttaaaatgaTATAGTACTTAGTACCAGTACTCCTGTCGTTTTAATTATAGGTTAACCTATTTCCTTTTAAATTACAGGTGgaatctatttcttttttttttttcgtgcaaaaaagaatgatgattttttatatttggaaataatttatctttatacaataatttatagtaacataaaatatatgtgtctcattttGTGTTGGAGTATTAAGTATCTGATGTTTATATACACAATTTACTGCAACCAATAATTTTCTTGTGTTATCCTCGTTCCACCACCCAACTTCCCTCTTCATTTCTGttcataaagaaaatatttattgagTACTATATACACATTATTTAATTacatattaattattatttttcaacGTTTAATTGAGAGAGTACTACTTGTTTATTTGCAAATTTCATGTGCATGAACATCTTCTAGACCGGATGTTTTTCGTTTCTTGTGATGGTGGGGTTACATGTTTCTTACCATTTTTGGCCTTTTTACTCTAATGAGGAATATGAGCTGGAcctttattattctttttattttttggttatgTAAGAGACTTGATAGACTTAGAGATAATCttcttttatagaattgtattATGAAAGATATAGTTTCGCTTTAGAAAATGTGGTTGGTTGTCTTGCATGAATGCAACAGTGTGTGTGACTTCACGACGTAATGGTTACTATttccaaattaaaaattaaaaaattcttgATTTATCAATATATCTTCTGTTTTGTCTTGCACCCTTTTCTAcgcacaaaaaaagaaaagaaaagataagagTAAATTAATAAAAAGGAAACGAAATCCTTCGAAGTGAAACCCTAGCTAGTTTAATTAGGATAATTAAGTAGGTTTCACCAGCGTGTGGAACTATCTTGAGTATTAGtttgaaggtggcgatcttttccTGAAACTTTGCAGAATTACTTTGAAGCATTGTTGCAATGCTactaaattgatttttttttggctTGTGATAGTCTTTTTCTGTACTTTGTTTGTCTCTGAAAACAGCAAAAAAGTTAGTAACAGTCAAGAATTTGATTTGCCTTGATTAGTGGCATGTCCTAGTAACTATTTTAACCGTAGTTACTTCTTTTTCCCACAGTTTTGGAGCTTCTTGTTCAACGACAGATTATATACATATTTCTAAATTAGGAAACAGATATGGGTTCTAAGAATTTTTATCAGCTTAATATGAGTAATTTATAAATTCAGCAAATACCCTAATTCTTTTTTTGCATCCTATTGTGTTATCTATGAGTATTAGTCCATATCAAATGAATTAGGAGGAATatatttgtatacggtcaaaaccgattagTCCGTCGTATGGACTGGTCGGTATGATAATACTTTGATCGAATGGCAGCTTCGTAATACCAGGTCGAGGTCCGAACTCAGGTCATCAAGCTTCGAGTTCTAGGACCGATCAATGAcaagctcggtatcattatcgagctcgtatccaaatcgaactacggGGCGAGGCGAAATTATCGAGCCTAAGATGCATAGGCTGACTGACACCGACCCCGAATCAGTACCAgactccgagtcagaatcgagctcgagtcaagattgAGAGCttgagtcaatatcgagctcacaaACAAGAGCCATTGCAACCACACCaggagagagaatcttggcaggaattagGGAAAAACTAGTTCCTTATGGGTTCCCcactattattttttattatatctaaagtatGATCCCCCACTATAAATGGGGATGATTGTTGTTTCTGTGAGGACATTCACACGTTGTAGAAAAAGATTATTCCTTATATTGAAAGATCAATCCTTTGAGCTCTCTTACTTCATTTATTTCCTCTTTTCAACAGTTTTTATCTTTCGTTCTTATAGtcaagattggatatttctatttctct
This DNA window, taken from Nicotiana tabacum cultivar K326 chromosome 15, ASM71507v2, whole genome shotgun sequence, encodes the following:
- the LOC107798243 gene encoding BTB/POZ domain and ankyrin repeat-containing protein NBCL-like isoform X1, with translation MTPEDSLRTLSSDYLNLLINGQAFSDVTFSVEGRLVHAHKCILAARSLFFRKFFCGPESPGGSCGPRISPFSGGLASSPRGTSGSQVIPVNTVGYEVFLLMLQFLYSGQVSIVPQKHEPRPNCGERSCWHTHCTSAVDLALDTLAAARSFGVEQLALLTQQKQLTSMVEKASIEDVMKVLIASRKQDMHQLWTSCSHLVAKSGLPPEILVKHLPIDVVAKIEDLRLKSSISRTRSLIPHHHHHEIPSTIELEDHKIRRMRRALDSSDVELVKLMVMGEGLNLDESLALHYAVENCSREVVKALLELGAADVNYQAGPNGKSSLHLAAEMVSPDMVAVLLDHHADPNVQTMDGITPLDILRTLTSDFLFKGAIPGLTHIEPNKLRLCLELVQSAAMVISREEGEANNNPSSDNIYPPHVREDHSSSTSSGNNNLGNLNVDSRMVYLNLGAAPHHQMACKMNEGDQHDCSSSHNTQNPASMYHHHHSHEY
- the LOC107798243 gene encoding BTB/POZ domain and ankyrin repeat-containing protein NBCL-like isoform X2, producing the protein MTPEDSLRTLSSDYLNLLINGQAFSDVTFSVEGRLVHAHKCILAARSLFFRKFFCGPESPGGSCGPRISPFSGGLASSPRGTSGSQVIPVNTVGYEVFLLMLQFLYSGQVSIVPQKHEPRPNCGERSCWHTHCTSAVDLALDTLAAARSFGVEQLALLTQKQLTSMVEKASIEDVMKVLIASRKQDMHQLWTSCSHLVAKSGLPPEILVKHLPIDVVAKIEDLRLKSSISRTRSLIPHHHHHEIPSTIELEDHKIRRMRRALDSSDVELVKLMVMGEGLNLDESLALHYAVENCSREVVKALLELGAADVNYQAGPNGKSSLHLAAEMVSPDMVAVLLDHHADPNVQTMDGITPLDILRTLTSDFLFKGAIPGLTHIEPNKLRLCLELVQSAAMVISREEGEANNNPSSDNIYPPHVREDHSSSTSSGNNNLGNLNVDSRMVYLNLGAAPHHQMACKMNEGDQHDCSSSHNTQNPASMYHHHHSHEY